From Geotalea uraniireducens Rf4:
ATGATGTTCAACGGCTTCTTCGACCTGCACAACAGCACCCCGGTCACCCCGTACTGGGGCGGAGGCATCGGTTTCGCCGCCATGCACCTGAGTGATACCTTCGTTTCCGGCGATCCGATTCCGTTTTACCAGGAAGACGACGACACCGTCTTTGCCTACCAGGCCGGCGCCGGCCTGGAGATCGCCCTCAACCGGCAGTTCTCGCTGGATCTGGGTTACCGTTACTTCGGCACAGCCAGTGCCACGTTCGGCTTAGACAAAGACATCACGACAGATCTGAAATACGAAAGCCACAATGCATCGGTAGGGTTCAGGGTGAAATTCTGACCGCAGTTTTTCCGCAAAAGATGCAAAGCCGCTGCCATTTCCGGCAGCGGCTTTGTCCTGCAAAGAGCCATCACTCGTCACGTCCCGTATTATAAACATTACTGCAACCAGCCTGGGATCTGCATAATTATCACCTGACTAATCAACCCCTGCCGGCAATATTATAACCATTGACTCTGCCTTTGCTCCTTTATCATAAAATCGTCCTGTGACTTTCAGCCCGTGATTATTCAGGCCAAAACGCCGAATATTATTCGTTTTTGCCGCGAGACCTTGAAAAACTTTTTTTCCGCAGTAGAATTAGACAGCGCTAACACGATTACGATCCGGCAGACAAGCTTGTTTCTTTATGTATTGGAAATCAGACTTCAACAAAGGAAAAATCCCCTGCAAACCATCATGAAGCCGTTGTGCCCGCGATCAATCCGGATGCTCGAATAAAATGAGCGCCAGGAGATGGCAACAACAAGAAAGGGAAGACAACCATGATAAAAAAGTGCCTGGTTCTTTCGATTGTCTGGATAATTCTCCTCTCCCTGACAAGCATCAGGGCGCCCCTTGCTCAAAAGTATAAAGGCCCGGCAGCAGATGGTCCGGACAAGAACATTCAACCGCGAGAGGAAACTGTTATTGACAGAAGCTCTGTAATATTGCGCCACATAGCCCAGGCCCGTACGAAGATCCACGAAAATAATGGAGGTGGAACTGCCCATCCTTGAAACAGAAAAATACAGCATCAAAGCCAAAGAATATCTGGACGACAAGAATGCCGACAAAGCGAGCAGAAAGAATAAATCAGAGAGAACCGTTTCCGGATGGAAACTAGTTGTTTCCGATTCGGAAAGTGGGGATTTTATTCCAGACGAAGGGGGTTATGACCATGCTGATCAGGGTTATCTATCGCGATGCAAGTGTGGACCTTGTCAATTCGTCTTCACTCGCCCACTTGATAAAAAAGCAGGAGATTGTGGCATTCTGCAGGTCAGATGGATGGATTATGATAGATCGTGATCCCGTACGAAAAAGAAAGCGCCAGTTTGTAGGGCCTGGCAGAAGAGCAACCGACCTTGCCTCCGATTATTACGGATGATGGCAATGCATGCGCCGTCAACCGGCAGAAAGGGATCGATAAAATCCAGGAAGTTGCATGGGGCGGGTAAAGATGGCGTAAAGCCGGGGGAATACGAAACAGGGGCGGGTTGATAACATCCGCCCCTGTTGTTCTAACAATCAACTGCCGGAAATAACATCAATTTTTGACGATGTACTTGATGCTTGAATCCGTTGCCTCTACCACTTCGATCATGACGTTCTTTACATTAAGCATATTAACGGAGGTAATCTCGTAACTTAACCCTTGTGACACCGAAGGTTGTTTCTGATTGCCGACGAATTCCTGATAGGTAAGGTTTATCGTGGAATCGGTCTTCCCGTTGTAGATGAGTTGCTCCTTGTAAGAATCCTGCAACGGGACCTCAATTGCTGAAAAAAGGCCGTGGAGGCGGTTTCGTTGTTCGGAAACCCGACGGGTATCGGCATAGTACAGACCATGGAATTCTCCCCACGGCTTAATAACGAAAATCGGCAGTTTGTCCGTTACCGGCGCCCCGGTGTCCGTAAGCACATCTTTCTGGGTTATCTCCGGATTGCTGCAAAGATAATCCCCGCCTTCCAGCATGCCGCTGCACATCCAGATTGCCCCCCTTTTCACCGCTGGAAACACCAGGTTGTCCATTTCCGGCAAATAATAATTTGCCGTAGCGATAAAGCCCGGGAGCACTTTCAACAGTCCCTTTTCGAACATCGGTTCACCAACAGACCTTGTCTGAACAACCCCCGAAACTAAGGTGTTGATGTTTTTCTCCGTCGGTTTGACCGTGGTAGCACAGCCAAACATGAGCAGACCCATAAGAATCACGGCAATATTTCTCATTCTCAGCCTCCTCATAATATCCCCCTTGCTTTCCGGTCACTGGCCGTTGCACGGAACATGCTATAAACTTGCAATCTGCTGCCTGGGATGGAACATGTCCCATTATAATTTTAAAATACTTTAATACCACGATGCTTGCAAAAAATTTGCCCATTTACAATATGGCTACAGAAGTACTTCTACATATTACAGGATTTTCTGCGATGGTGAAAAGACCGGGTGTTGAAAAATTAGCTGCCATAAAACAAAAGACCCCGCTGGTCATGAAAACCCGCGGAGCCTTGACAGCAAATTGTTTGTGTTTATCAAATACTTACTCGGCCTTCTCGGGAAAAGCAACCCGACTGGACAGTGAATCCACGTAATCCGTCTGTAAACCAGGCACCCTTTTCATATTCCCGGAGTTTTCAATCAACCCTGCCTCCGCAAAATGCCCCTCCA
This genomic window contains:
- a CDS encoding GSU3473 family protein — encoded protein: MLIRVIYRDASVDLVNSSSLAHLIKKQEIVAFCRSDGWIMIDRDPVRKRKRQFVGPGRRATDLASDYYG